One part of the Ranitomeya imitator isolate aRanImi1 chromosome 10, aRanImi1.pri, whole genome shotgun sequence genome encodes these proteins:
- the LOC138651619 gene encoding IgGFc-binding protein-like has product MEVAAAMGRSQRLPCLLLLCLTFTLGTAGVPGTEFITAFMQNKGSGDSSLSLSVTALQDSTTVSVTINSISRSTFNPKLTLDKLEETIIQLPARIQLADSGTSNYVVYVNSNNPVSVISINSKGQSADTASLLPLSELGTEYYIVTPPEGSSKEFAIITKEPATIAIYPTGTLTYLGKIYTKGKSFVVKLQGSEVIQFQSEDDLSGTRVVSDNEVAVLSGHTCAQKFTKCNHVYEQLQPTFIWGLTFFIPTVSFQTKYDLVYVTAATENTLVSYQAGSLKKSEELDAGKVLELELKPDTPLFINATEGIQVMYYCTGGSKGSANYNTILMTVPDVTSFCTSFQTLKDFSNDAILVAKTSDLNSITVNKASLEGVNWKTIQGSEYSWGEYQVTSKSKQNVFESSKSQFFLSVYGMPNLSSFGEMATCIAGSSRPSCSQVQCRTKEVCKIERGKAKCQSIKEDICWAWGDPHYRTFDAKYYDFQGTCSYTMAKTCNADLPFFNVETQNENRGSSKVSYLKSATIQVYNYTIVGVRSEFGVVRVNNQKVQLPIKLNGGKLILSQSGTSLILETDFKLKVLYDWNILLKISVPSSFYKAVCGLCGNYNDNPNDDLSKEGATLTPINYGKLWKVEETSDPSCHDDCNGDCVTCTTDKKKLYGNSQFCGILTQNPGPFKICHNTINPSMYRENCIFDMCLNDGYLQILCQTLKTYSDACAREGIQVGEWRTISNCPMDCPGNSTYNSCGSACPATCQNQKAPSNCSQPCIETCECNQGFVLIEGTCQPKENCGCSYQGRLMNPGDSFWNDTTCQKKCVCNPSTRKVECASTKCPKGESCSVKDGIQDCYPLSYATCSASGDPHYVTFDGLHYDFQGACDYLLSGLCNSNKGLTDFQIVVRNENQGSLVVSYTTVVIFKIFGIEIQVRRDNPAAVLVDKLKSNLPLAMRQKLGNIDIFQSGRQCIIQTNIGIRVTFDWEARVGVTLPSIYFGSVCGLCGNFNNVSTDELIDRDGKVQPDVPLFGHSWREGENADQCKIVSGGNCTNLLKLEGEQKKNLKECGMVLDPKGPFRNCHSKIDPVSYFKDCVYDMCAYGERQDLICRLLTGYAASCQDVGAVIYEWRSDICPMTCPLNSGYNICVSGCPSTCLSLSMSSKCDSTCREGCECEKGYVLSGTECVPLSQCGCLYNNLYYKPGDIFYPENTCENKCTCNGGGIVTCMPTSCGPYEECSIVNGIQSCNPVGSATCSAIGRTTFNTFDNFGYDFNGNCSYILSKTCLTEGSNLTPYVIRIRNIDGSFSISKKLVLEVYNYTVTIFQGAENKILVNNILRNVPFVVEANQFRADYQGGGLVLKTDFGLVITSDNAIHVTVPGNYHTQTCGLCGNYNDDPKDEFSPRNCDAVSFAESWKEEEDFCTTNEVCSGDDQLCADCPRLARKEFAGENFCGILTSPSGPFSPCHQTIDPTAYLKSCINALCSKTGELCTMLQGYAKVCQAADVAIKPWRTQSFCPYTCSQENSHYELCADVCSTSCSSLYDITSCPTTCAEGCQCDTGYLFQNNLCVTPDLCDRCILNSTFYRVNETIISEDCSQSCTCTSRHLMDCQPYGCSSDEICTVGEGKVQCINKDPCKSVACRNQEHCEVPEGNLGVCVPDYSSSCTAWGDPHFTTFDGYNYDFHGTCTYILAEYVGSDITLDYFRVEEKNDNRGSPTSSSVRLINIFIYNHNISIVKDEPGQVRINGEIRNLPIISESFTITHVGEYAVLKTAGGIQVEYDYNWHVEITIPSSYFATIGGLCGNFNGNFRDDKVTPDHVQMTVITKWAKSWKVDEDEQFCWDSCHGSCAECNETQKSLYEGEDFCGRLEADDGPFRECHANVSTTVFFNNCVKDVCSHDGLGLCQAFEAYISACRKQGILIPDWRKITGCDMNCQENSHYEFCGNACPATCLDKSSPDRCAEPCREICQCDEGYVSSAGQCIDVASCGCIYKDHYYKPNQVFWSDDKCNVRCNCDPILGLVVCNDDKCKDTERCMLKNGVRDCYPVSFSTCISSGDPHYTTFDGKRYDFMGTCAYQLTGLCPSMDPNLTPFQVKVQNERRGSKTASYTKSLTLEVYNQTITLTRDYPQRVLVNGVAKFIPFTLDSNRIKAFMKGEHAFVRTDFDLTINFNWDNYGRVMVPSTYAEALCGMCGNFNQDPSDDLAPNGNNEDYIKFEEKYRVEETNDCKVGCEGNCSNCSKEATDKYSDEKYCGIIKKPDGPLSQCFDVVDPTPYFGDCVYDTCLYGGQYSAVCGAIARYVSDCQEKGITINEWRKYTICEPICQANSHYELCGPGCHTTCSSLNSVSDCQKTCTEGCYCDSGFVRSGDECVSISECGCDYNNTYYQSGQTFYANEKCNEQCQCKANGVVECHAVSCGPNEECTVVNGEIACHSKKTGKCLMAGNHHFITFDGLMYNLQGSCSFTLVEVCSENLELGNFSIVAESGSFGTHHVVGTSSLSVNVYEYEILMYRDAQWMVEVNEEIHILPLVLDHGKVEIHQEGSSIVLHTDFEVEVRYDTINSVHITVPSVYESAVCGMCGNFNDNYGDDLLLPSGQLSAALEEFGAAWSTSGDEKDCSCKENCTGCDEMRSAIFSQDKSCGLLLRDDGPFADCHGLVNVTNYFSQCMLDMCASDGQKDILCQSFQTYASACQAAGANIQSWRSSSFCSLECPSNSHYELCTHTCDVSCSGISASTSCSNQCSEGCECDDGYLFDGNRCVAMEYCGCFSNGRYYNLGDSVVSSDCRQRCTCQKGGFVECNQFSCSDDEYCGLEEGKKGCFAKRGTCTVSAKGGLVSFDSLSGSIAPDNTFDLTTVCNLDAENWFRIVVITRSCKSPDEFDVSAVHVYFPEFSVALNPRGRAWLNGRTLSLPHTFGGVTVESTDEGLLIRRDEDLEFWMGEKGDLKLNVHQKFSGALCGACGNFNKKKSDDLQIQGGTTVTKFSEFIASWRARDFLKCDPSCKYDNSKNLDVCF; this is encoded by the exons CTCTCGGCACGGCCGGCGTGCCAGGAACAGAGTTCATTACGGCTTTCATGCAGAACAAAGGTTCTGGCGATTCCAGCCTCAGTCTTTCCGTCACGGCCTTACAAGACTCTACCACGGTCAGCGTCACAATTAATTCAATCAGTCGATCTACGTTCAATCCGAAGCTCACCTTAGATAAACTGGAGGAAACCATCATTCAGCTTCCAGCTCGGATCCAACTGGCGGATTCCGGGACTTCCAACTACGTTGTGTACGTCAACTCCAATAACCCAGTGTCGGTGATCTCCATAAATTCCAAGGGTCAGAGTGCAGACACTGCATCTTTACTACCTCTATCG GAGTTGGGGACTGAATATTACATTGTTACTCCACCCGAGGGATCTTCTAAAGAGTTTGCTATCATCACAAAAGAACCTGCAACAATAGCCATATATCCTACGGGTACATTGACCTATTTGGGAAAAATCTACACCAAAGGGAAGTCATTCGTAGTTAAACTTCAAGGCTCTGAAGTTATCCAGTTCCAAAGTGAAGATGATCTGAGTGGCACCAGAGTTGTGTCAGACAACGAAGTTGCAGTCCTAAGTGGTCACACCTGTGCCCAGAAGTTCACCAAGTGCAACCATGTCTACGAACAGCTGCAGCCCACCTTTATTTGGGGGTTAACGTTCTTCATACCAACTGTATCATTCCAGACCAAGTATGATCTGGTGTATGTTACAGCTGCCACGGAGAACACGCTAGTGAGCTATCAAGCTGGATCCCTGAAGAAAAGTGAAGAACTAGATGCTGGAAAAGTCTTGGAACTTGAACTCAAGCCGGATACTCCACTTTTCATCAATGCAACAGAAGGCATCCAAGTCATGTATTACTGTACCGGTGGCAGCAAAGGATCGGCAAATTATAACACCATTCTAATGACCGTCCCAGATGTGACCTCATTTTGTACTTCATTCCAAACTCTGAAAGATTTTAGTAACGACGCCATTCTTGTGGCTAAGACTTCTGATCTTAATAGCATAACCGTGAACAAAGCTTCTTTGGAGGGCGTCAACTGGAAGACGATCCAAGGAAGTGAATATTCCTGGGGAGAGTACCAAGTGACTTCAAAATCTAAGCAAAATGTATTCGAAAGCAGCAAAAGTCAATTTTTTCTAAGTGTTTATGGGATGCCGAACTTAAGTTCATTTGGAGAGATGGCAACTTGCATTGCTG GTTCCTCCCGACCATCGTGCAGCCAAGTCCAATGCAGGACAAAAGAAGTTTGCAAAATCGAACGCGGTAAAGCCAAATGCCAATCAATCAAAGAAGACATATGCTGGGCATGGGGAGACCCCCATTACCGCACATTTGATGCAAAATATTATGATTTCCAAGGAACCTGCTCGTACACGATGGCCAAAACCTGTAATGCCGACCTTCCATTCTTTAATGTTGAGACTCAAAATGAAAACCGAGGTTCATCTAAAGTATCGTACCTTAAATCGGCCACTATCCAGGTCTACAATTATACTATCGTTGGTGTCAGGTCGGAATTTGGAGTAGTGAGG GTAAATAATCAAAAAGTTCAGCTTCCGATTAAACTAAATGGCGGCAAGTTGATTTTATCCCAAAGTGGAACTTCCTTAATTCTTGAGACGGATTTTAAGCTCAAGGTCCTCTACGACTGGAACATCCTCTTGAAGATCAGCGTCCCCAGCAGTTTCTATAAAGCCGTTTGTGGTCTATGCGGAAATTACAACGATAACCCAAACGACGACCTCTCCAAAGAAGGAGCGACTTTAACCCCAATCAATTATGGAAAACTTTGGAAAGTTGAGGAAACCAGCGATCCAAGCTGCCACGATGACTGCAATGGAGACTGCGTGACCTGCACGACAGACAAAAAGAAGCTCTACGGAAACAGTCAGTTTTGTGGCATCCTCACCCAGAATCCAGGACCTTTTAAAATTTGCCATAATACTATTAATCCCAGCATGTACCGGGAGAACTGTATCTTTGATATGTGCCTCAACGATGGTTACCTTCAGATTTTGTGCCAGACATTGAAGACCTACAGCGATGCCTGTGCCAGGGAAGGCATACAAGTCGGTGAATGGAGAACTATAAGCAACTGTC CTATGGATTGTCCTGGAAACAGTACATATAACTCATGTGGAAGTGCTTGCCCAGCTACGTGCCAGAATCAGAAAGCTCCATCCAACTGCAGCCAGCCTTGTATCGAAACCTGTGAGTGTAACCAAGGATTCGTCCTGATCGAAGGAACGTGTCAACCAAAGGAAAACTGTGGCTGCTCTTACCAAGGCCGTCTGATGAATCCAGGTGACTCATTTTGGAATGATACCACCTGCCAAAAAAAATGTGTCTGCAATCCATCCACTCGTAAAGTCGAGTGTGCCAGTACCAAGTGCCCGAAAGGAGAGAGTTGTTCGGTCAAGGATGGAATCCAAGATTGCTATCCACTCAGTTACGCCACTTGCTCAGCTTCAGGAGACCCTCACTATGTCACCTTTGATGGCCTCCATTATGACTTCCAGGGAGCTTGCGATTACTTGCTGTCCGGGCTCTGTAATAGCAATAAAGGTCTAACTGATTTTCAAATCGTCGTACGCAACGAAAACCAAGGAAGTCTTGTCGTCTCTTATACCACCGTCGTCATCTTCAAGATATTTGGAATAGAAATCCAAGTCCGTAGAGACAACCCAGCAGCAGTTTTG GTGGATAAATTAAAGTCCAATCTTCCACTGGCAATGAGACAAAAACTTGGTAATATCGACATCTTCCAGTCAGGTAGACAATGCATTATTCAGACCAACATCGGAATCCGTGTGACATTCGACTGGGAGGCACGAGTCGGAGTGACTCTTCCCTCGATATATTTTGGATCCGTATGCGGCCTCTGCGGAAACTTCAATAACGTTTCTACAGATGAGCTAATTGATCGAGATGGAAAAGTTCAGCCTGATGTTCCTTTGTTTGGTCATAGTTGGAGAGAAGGAGAAAATGCTGACCAATGCAAAATCGTCAGCGGAGGTAATTGCACCAATCTTCTAAAGCTAGAAGGCGAGCAAAAGAAAAACCTGAAGGAGTGCGGCATGGTGCTCGACCCGAAGGGTCCTTTCAGAAATTGCCATTCCAAAATTGATCCCGTATCTTACTTTAAGGACTGTGTTTATGACATGTGTGCATACGGTGAAAGGCAGGATCTCATCTGTAGGCTATTGACCGGCTATGCTGCCTCGTGTCAGGACGTTGGCGCTGTCATCTATGAATGGAGATCGGACATCTGTC CGATGACCTGCCCCCTGAACAGCGGATACAACATTTGCGTCAGTGGCTGTCCTTCCACCTGTCTCTCTTTATCAATGTCCTCGAAATGTGACTCCACCTGCAGAGAAGGCTGTGAATGTGAGAAGGGCTATGTCCTCAGTGGTACAGAGTGTGTGCCCCTGTCCCAGTGCGGATGTCTCTACAACAACCTTTATTACAAGCCCGGGGACATCTTCTATCCAGAAAACACATGTGAGAATAAATGCACCTGCAACGGTGGAGGGATTGTCACCTGCATGCCAACCTCCTGTGGCCCATATGAAGAATGTAGCATTGTCAACGGGATACAAAGCTGCAATCCCGTGGGAAGTGCCACGTGCTCCGCCATTGGCAGAACGACCTTTAATACATTTGATAATTTTGGATATGATTTCAATGGAAACTGCTCTTATATATTATCGAAGACTTGCTTGACCGAGGGGTCAAACTTGACTCCTTACGTGATCCGAATCAGGAACATAGACGGCTCCTTTTCCATCAGCAAAAAACTCGTACTCGAAGTCTACAACTATACTGTCACCATCTTCCAAGGAGCTGAAAACAAAATTTTG GTAAACAATATTCTTCGAAATGTCCCATTTGTGGTGGAGGCCAATCAATTCAGAGCTGATTATCAGGGTGGAGGACTTGTCCTTAAAACTGACTTTGGCTTGGTCATTACTTCAGACAATGCCATTCATGTAACAGTGCCAGGAAACTATCACACACAGACTTGTGGTCTGTGCGGAAACTACAACGATGACCCTAAGGATGAGTTTAGTCCTCGTAATTGCGATGCTGTGTCATTTGCCGAATCTTGGAAGGAAGAAGAAGACTTCTGCACTACAAATGAAGTCTGCTCTGGAGATGACCAGCTTTGTGCTGACTGTCCCAGGCTAGCACGGAAAGAGTTCGCTGGGGAAAACTTCTGCGGTATTCtgacttctccaagtggtccatTCTCACCGTGTCACCAAACAATTGACCCAACAGCCTACCTGAAGAGCTGTATCAATGCTCTTTGCTCAAAAACTGGAGAACTTTGTACCATGCTTCAAGGCTATGCCAAAGTTTGTCAGGCTGCGGATGTTGCTATAAAGCCATGGAGGACACAAAGTTTTTGCC CATACACCTGCTCCCAGGAGAACAGCCATTATGAGCTTTGTGCCGACGTTTGTTCCACCAGTTGCTCTTCCCTCTATGACATTACCAGCTGCCCGACAACCTGCGCAGAGGGCTGCCAATGTGACACCGGATATTTATTCCAAAACAATCTCTGCGTGACTCCAGATCTGTGTGACCGATGCATCCTAAACTCCACCTTCTACAGG GTCAATGAAACCATCATCTCGGAGGACTGCAGCCAGTCTTGTACTTGTACTTCTCGACATTTGATGGACTGCCAGCCATACGGGTGTTCTTCTGATGAAATCTGTACTGTCGGAGAGGGAAAGGTCCAGTGTATTAATAAAG ATCCTTGCAAATCAGTTGCGTGCAGAAACCAAGAACATTGTGAGGTCCCTGAGGGAAATCTTGGCGTTTGTGTTCCTGACTATTCAAGCTCTTGCACGGCCTGGGGAGACCCTCATTTCACAACCTTTGACGGCTACAACTATGACTTCCATGGCACCTGCACGTATATCCTGGCGGAATACGTCGGCTCTGATATAACCCTGGACTATTTCCGGGTCGAGGAGAAGAATGACAACAGAGGAAGTCCAACGTCCTCTTCTGTCAGGCTGATCAATATCTTTATATACAACCACAACATTTCCATTGTCAAAGACGAACCTGGACAAGTGCGA ATAAATGGCGAAATTAGAAATCTCCCCATCATTAGCGAGTCCTTCACCATCACTCACGTCGGAGAATACGCAGTCCTGAAAACGGCCGGTGGCATCCAGGTGGAATACGATTACAACTGGCACGTAGAAATCACAATTCCCAGCAGCTATTTCGCCACCATTGGAGGTCTGTGCGGAAACTTCAACGGCAACTTTCGAGACGACAAAGTGACTCCCGACCACGTACAGATGACCGTGATAACTAAGTGGGCGAAGTCATGGAAAGTCGATGAAGACGAGCAGTTCTGCTGGGACAGTTGTCATGGAAGCTGTGCCGAATGCAATGAGACCCAGAAGAGCCTCTACGAGGGAGAAGACTTCTGCGGTCGCCTTGAAGCCGACGATGGACCCTTCAGAGAATGCCACGCCAACGTCAGCACCACCGTGTTCTTCAACAACTGCGTCAAAGATGTTTGCAGTCATGATGGTCTCGGCTTGTGTCAAGCTTTCGAAGCCTACATTTCAGCGTGTCGAAAGCAGGGAATACTCATCCCGGACTGGAGAAAGATTACAGGATGTG ATATGAATTGTCAAGAGAATAGTCACTATGAATTCTGTGGCAATGCTTGCCCGGCCACCTGCTTGGACAAAAGCTCTCCAGATCGATGCGCCGAGCCCTGCCGGGAAATATGCCAGTGCGACGAGGGATACGTTTCTAGCGCTGGACAATGCATTGATGTCGCCAGCTGTGGTTGTATCTACAAGGACCACTATTACAAGCCCAACCAAGTGTTCTGGTCTGATGATAAGTGTAACGTTCGCTGTAATTGCGACCCCATCCTTGGCCTGGTAGTGTGCAACGATGACAAATGCAAAGACACGGAAAGGTGTATGCTGAAAAATGGAGTCCGGGATTGTTATCCCGTTAGCTTCTCCACGTGCATCAGCAGCGGAGATCCTCACTATACCACCTTCGACGGGAAGAGGTATGACTTCATGGGGACATGTGCCTATCAGTTGACTGGATTGTGTCCTTCGATGGATCCAAACCTTACGCCTTTTCAAGTCAAAGTCCAAAATGAAAGGAGAGGAAGCAAAACTGCTTCTTACACAAAGTCTTTGACTTTGGAAGTTTACAATCAAACCATCACATTGACCAGGGACTATCCACAAAGAGTTTTG GTGAACGGTGTTGCTAAATTCATACCCTTTACCCTGGATTCCAACAGAATCAAAGCATTTATGAAAGGAGAACATGCATTTGTCAGGACTGATTTTGACTTAACCATCAATTTCAACTGGGACAATTATGGCCGAGTAATGGTGCCCAGCACTTACGCAGAAGCCCTCTGTGGCATGTGCGGAAACTTTAACCAAGATCCTAGTGATGACTTGGCCCCAAATGGCAACAATGAAGATTATATTAAGTTTGAAGAAAAGTATAGGGTTGAAGAAACCAACGATTGTAAAGTTGGGTGTGAAGGAAATTGCTCAAACTGCAGTAAGGAAGCTACAGATAAATACTCGGATGAGAAGTACTGTGGCATTATCAAGAAGCCGGATGGACCTTTGAGTCAGTGCTTTGATGTCGTTGACCCTACGCCATATTTTGGTGACTGCGTGTATGACACCTGCTTATATGGAGGTCAATATTCAGCCGTATGTGGAGCGATTGCTAGATATGTCTCTGATTGTCAAGAGAAGGGAATCACCATTAATGAATGGAGAAAGTATACAATATGTG AGCCCATCTGCCAAGCAAACAGCCATTATGAGCTCTGTGGACCAGGTTGCCACACCACATGTTCAAGTCTCAACTCTGTATCCGACTGCCAGAAGACCTGCACAGAAGGATGCTATTGCGACAGCGGCTTCGTGCGCAGTGGAGATGAATGTGTTTCCATTTCAGAATGTGGCTGTGACTACAATAACACTTACTATCAAAGCGGTCAGACGTTTTATGCGAATGAGAAATGCAACGAGCAGTGCCAGTGTAAGGCCAATGGAGTGGTTGAATGCCATGCAGTATCGTGTGGCCCCAATGAAGAGTGTACGGTGGTCAATGGAGAAATCGCTTGCCATTCTAAGAAAACAGGCAAATGTCTGATGGCCGGGAACCATCACTTCATTACATTTGATGGCCTTATGTACAACCTCCAAGGCTCATGTTCCTTCACCTTGGTTGAGGTCTGCAGTGAAAACTTGGAACTTGGGAACTTTTCGATTGTGGCAGAAAGTGGAAGTTTTGGAACACATCATGTAGTTGGAACTAGTTCATTGAGCGTAAACGTGTATGAGTATGAAATTCTCATGTACAGGGACGCACAATGGATGGTGGAG gttaatgaggagaTCCACATTCTTCCTCTGGTTTTGGACCACGGTAAAGTTGAAATCCACCAAGAGGGTTCTAGCATAGTCCTTCACACTGACTTTGAGGTGGAAGTCCGCTATGACACCATTAATTCCGTTCACATCACAGTTCCTTCTGTATATGAGAGTGCCGTGTGTGGTATGTGTGGGAACTTCAATGATAACTATGGAGATGACTTACTTCTACCATCTGGCCAGCTTTCTGCAGCCCTGGAAGAGTTTGGGGCAGCATGGAGTACAAGCGGAGATGAAAAGGACTGCAGCTGTAAAGAGAATTGCACGGGTTGTGACGAGATGAGGTCAGCTATATTCAGCCAAGACAAGTCTTGTGGTTTATTGTTGAGGGATGATGGACCGTTTGCTGACTGCCATGGGCTAGTCAACGTGACTAACTATTTTAGCCAATGTATGCTTGATATGTGTGCAAGTGATGGCCAAAAAGATATCCTGTGTCAAAGCTTTCAAACTTATGCCTCAGCGTGCCAAGCTGCCGGGGCCAACATTCAATCTTGGAGATCATCCAGTTTCTGCA GTTTGGAGTGTCCATCGAACAGTCATTATGAGTTGTGCACTCACACTTGTGATGTTTCATGTTCTGGTATCTCCGCTTCTACTTCTTGCTCCAATCAATGCTCGGAGGGTTGTGAGTGTGATGACGGATATCTTTTCGATGGAAATCGTTGCGTCGCTATGGAATACTGCGGATGCTTTTCCAATGGAAGATACTACAAT CTTGGAGATTCAGTTGTGTCCTCCGATTGTCGCCAACGATGCACATGTCAAAAAGGTGGCTTTGTTGAGTGCAACCAGTTTAGCTGCTCGGATGATGAATACTGTGGTCTTGAAGAAGGAAAGAAAGGCTGTTTCGCAAAACGTGGCACTTGCACCGTGAGCGCTAAGGGCGGCCTGGTCTCATTTGATAGTTTGTCTGGCTCTATCGCCCCCGATAACACATTTGACCTCACCACCGTTTGCAATCTCGATGCCGAGAATTGGTTCCGAATTGTTGTGATTACACGGAGTTGCAAGAGTCCAGATGAGTTTGACGTCTCTGCCGTCCATGTCTATTTCCCAGAATTCTCAGTCGCTCTAAATCCTCGTGGACGGGCATGG TTGAACGGGAGGACACTGAGTCTTCCCCATACATTCGGAGGAGTGACTGTAGAGTCCACTGATGAGGGACTACTTATAAGACGGGACGAAGACCTGGAGTTCTGGATGGGTGAAAAAGGAGACCTAAAACTGAATGTGCACCAGAAATTCTCCGGAGCCCTTTGCGGGGCTTGTGGGAACTTCAACAAGAAGAAATCTGATGATCTTCAGATACAAGGAGGAACGACTGTAACCAAATTCTCTGAGTTCATTGCTTCTTGGAGAGCTCGAGATTTTCTCAAATG TGACCCTTCGTGTAAGTACGACAACTCCAAAAACCTTGACGTTTGCTTCTGA